The Candidatus Jordarchaeales archaeon genome includes a window with the following:
- a CDS encoding transcription initiation factor IIB translates to MNQQACPECGSNNFIQDTQRGEVVCSQCGLVLHHHLIDPGPEWRAFSNEEKQKRSRVGSPISPTVHDKGLTTIIDWRDKDIHGKRLSPRRRATIYRIRKWQTRTRTATATERNLAYAMSELERIASQLAIPTPAKQAAANIYRKIIKKSLIRGRSVEAMISAAIYTACRIRKIPRTLDEVAKYSQINKKELARCYRLIVKELQIKTPTADPKDYLPRLINELSLSPKTQTIAMQIINEAKKLGITAGKDPIGVCSAALYIAGIITGEKRTQRQISEAAGITEVTLRNRSHELIKKLNITL, encoded by the coding sequence ATGAACCAACAAGCATGCCCCGAGTGCGGCTCCAACAACTTCATCCAAGACACACAGCGCGGCGAAGTAGTATGCTCACAATGCGGACTCGTACTCCACCACCACCTCATCGACCCCGGACCAGAATGGCGCGCCTTCTCAAACGAAGAAAAACAAAAAAGAAGCCGAGTAGGATCACCAATATCACCAACCGTCCACGACAAAGGATTAACAACCATCATCGACTGGCGAGACAAAGACATACACGGAAAACGCCTATCACCGAGAAGGCGCGCAACAATATACCGCATCAGAAAGTGGCAGACAAGAACAAGAACAGCCACCGCAACAGAAAGAAACCTAGCATACGCAATGAGCGAACTAGAAAGAATCGCAAGCCAACTAGCTATACCAACACCAGCAAAACAAGCCGCCGCAAACATATACAGAAAAATAATCAAAAAAAGCCTAATCAGAGGACGAAGCGTAGAAGCAATGATCTCCGCCGCAATATACACCGCGTGCAGAATAAGAAAAATACCACGAACCCTCGACGAAGTCGCAAAATACTCACAAATCAACAAAAAAGAACTAGCAAGATGCTACAGACTAATAGTAAAAGAACTACAGATAAAAACCCCAACAGCCGACCCAAAAGACTACCTACCAAGACTAATCAACGAACTATCACTCTCACCAAAAACCCAAACAATCGCCATGCAAATAATAAACGAAGCAAAAAAACTAGGAATCACAGCAGGAAAAGACCCCATAGGAGTCTGCAGCGCAGCCCTATACATCGCCGGAATAATCACAGGAGAAAAACGCACACAAAGACAAATAAGCGAAGCAGCAGGAATAACAGAAGTAACCCTACGCAACAGAAGCCACGAACTCATAAAAAAACTAAACATCACACTATAA
- a CDS encoding NUDIX domain-containing protein produces MVGALRGVLGRNVVGGVCGGRPAAVLVPLVVLGGVVHVVLVKRSSGLRFHGGEYGFPGGVVEEGEGFVEAALREAEEEVGVGRGLVEVLGFLPVVRTLTGFVVVPVVGLLSLPEGFSFRVNPAEVEEVFVPPLEGLFRGRCVDAFGVCYVYDGRRVWGATARVLSRLFESLGWVRD; encoded by the coding sequence TTGGTTGGTGCCTTGAGGGGTGTTCTCGGTAGGAATGTTGTTGGGGGTGTTTGTGGGGGGCGCCCGGCGGCTGTTCTTGTGCCTTTGGTTGTTCTGGGTGGTGTGGTTCACGTTGTTCTCGTTAAGAGGAGTAGTGGTTTGAGGTTTCATGGGGGTGAGTATGGGTTTCCGGGTGGTGTTGTGGAGGAGGGTGAGGGGTTTGTTGAGGCTGCTTTGAGGGAGGCTGAGGAGGAGGTTGGGGTGGGGCGGGGGCTTGTGGAGGTTTTGGGTTTTCTCCCGGTGGTTAGGACTCTTACCGGTTTTGTCGTTGTTCCCGTTGTGGGTTTGCTCAGCCTGCCGGAGGGTTTCAGCTTTAGGGTTAACCCGGCTGAAGTTGAGGAGGTTTTTGTTCCCCCGCTTGAGGGGCTGTTTAGGGGAAGGTGTGTTGACGCGTTTGGGGTTTGCTACGTGTATGATGGGCGTAGGGTTTGGGGGGCGACGGCGAGGGTGCTGTCGCGCTTGTTTGAGTCTCTCGGCTGGGTTCGGGACTAG
- a CDS encoding DUF2148 domain-containing protein: MPTHTFEEVKNQAVMAIIHQMAVSAKTAPKARGADSVRITVVTGEEKRRIAEMMHRAAQATGDKHWSRDAANIEQADALLLLGVKRSDSLGVNCGYCGYPTCEERLKAGPNTPFCAFKLVDLGIAAGSAAKTASTLNLDNRIMFRAGEAAKQLKIIDADYALAIPVSATQKNIFFDRQT; the protein is encoded by the coding sequence ATGCCAACCCACACCTTTGAAGAAGTCAAAAACCAGGCCGTCATGGCGATAATACACCAGATGGCGGTAAGCGCGAAAACCGCGCCCAAAGCGAGGGGGGCAGACTCGGTCAGAATAACCGTAGTAACAGGGGAGGAAAAGAGGAGGATCGCCGAAATGATGCACCGCGCAGCCCAAGCAACGGGAGACAAACACTGGAGCAGAGACGCCGCAAACATAGAACAAGCAGACGCACTCCTACTCCTAGGAGTTAAAAGAAGCGACTCGCTCGGCGTAAACTGCGGCTACTGCGGTTACCCGACGTGTGAAGAAAGACTCAAAGCGGGGCCAAACACACCCTTCTGCGCCTTCAAACTCGTAGACCTCGGAATAGCGGCTGGAAGCGCCGCCAAAACAGCCTCAACACTAAACCTAGACAACAGAATAATGTTCAGGGCGGGAGAAGCAGCGAAACAACTAAAAATTATAGACGCAGACTACGCGCTCGCAATCCCAGTCTCAGCCACACAGAAAAACATATTCTTCGACAGACAGACATAG
- a CDS encoding HIT domain-containing protein, whose protein sequence is MRFPSYILVPEKANYVRGERPKVDCILCAIARGDPAVESLVIYRGGGFIVVLNKYPYNPGHLMVFPERHVEGIEELDGEEVKRLFTLVQKAVRLLREVYNPHGFNIGVNQGKAAGASIQHLHVHVVPRYLGELSFIDLSGSRVIVENLKTTFEKLKAKADAFER, encoded by the coding sequence GTGAGGTTTCCCAGCTACATTCTCGTCCCCGAGAAAGCCAACTACGTGCGCGGTGAGAGACCAAAAGTGGACTGCATACTCTGCGCCATAGCGCGCGGAGACCCAGCCGTCGAGTCGCTGGTCATCTACAGGGGGGGCGGGTTTATAGTGGTGCTCAACAAGTACCCCTACAACCCCGGACACCTCATGGTCTTCCCCGAAAGGCACGTCGAAGGAATAGAGGAGCTCGACGGGGAGGAGGTTAAACGACTATTCACCCTAGTCCAGAAAGCCGTCAGGCTGCTAAGAGAAGTCTACAACCCCCACGGCTTCAACATAGGCGTAAACCAGGGGAAGGCAGCCGGGGCAAGCATACAACACCTCCACGTGCACGTCGTCCCACGCTACCTGGGGGAACTAAGCTTCATAGACCTGTCGGGCTCGAGGGTCATAGTCGAAAACCTCAAAACAACCTTCGAGAAACTTAAAGCCAAAGCCGACGCCTTCGAAAGGTAG
- a CDS encoding 50S ribosomal protein L40e, whose translation MPIGDPDKKRIAMHHLLQVKICMKCYARNPLSAVKCRRCKSRRLRLKKKK comes from the coding sequence ATGCCTATAGGTGACCCTGACAAGAAGAGGATTGCGATGCACCACCTTCTGCAGGTTAAGATATGCATGAAGTGCTATGCCAGGAACCCTCTCTCAGCTGTCAAGTGTAGGCGGTGCAAGTCTAGGAGGCTTAGGCTTAAGAAGAAGAAGTAG
- a CDS encoding CBS domain-containing protein, producing MALKVKEIVNRDFVYATVPGTRDEVLELMRKRNVNVVPVVKKGTMTLAGIVTHKELMEKPHETQIALLMRRDPEAVSADADVVSLVKLMLEKNLSHVPVVDSDGSLVGVVSVSDVVRKAVAVEKRSEPIKPFVQRVIIAAWEKTPLPVAYTIMRLAKAPVLHVLDDKGKLVGVVDESDFLKASEVVSEEKVSSIISTSEGTDWSWDASSIFYITTKKLNLPNIPLSEIMTRDIVMVNEHTSLTECALKMLKHDLNQLPVKDATGNIVGVINETDILRGYYEAALKSGRKHATSSS from the coding sequence ATGGCTTTGAAGGTTAAAGAGATAGTTAACAGGGACTTCGTCTACGCAACCGTTCCGGGGACACGTGACGAGGTCCTCGAGCTCATGAGGAAGCGCAACGTCAACGTGGTCCCAGTGGTCAAGAAGGGGACGATGACCCTTGCCGGCATTGTAACCCACAAGGAGCTTATGGAGAAGCCTCACGAAACCCAGATAGCCCTCCTCATGAGGAGGGACCCGGAGGCGGTCTCAGCGGATGCCGACGTAGTAAGCCTTGTCAAGCTCATGCTCGAGAAGAACCTTTCCCACGTCCCAGTCGTGGACTCAGACGGCAGCCTCGTTGGAGTGGTCTCGGTCTCGGACGTTGTGAGGAAAGCGGTCGCCGTCGAGAAGAGGAGTGAGCCCATAAAGCCCTTCGTCCAGCGCGTCATAATCGCTGCCTGGGAGAAAACCCCGCTCCCGGTGGCCTACACGATAATGAGGCTCGCCAAAGCCCCGGTCCTCCACGTCCTCGACGATAAGGGGAAGCTAGTTGGTGTCGTCGACGAGTCAGACTTTCTAAAGGCGAGCGAAGTGGTGTCGGAGGAGAAGGTGTCTAGCATCATCTCGACGAGCGAGGGGACGGACTGGAGCTGGGACGCCAGCAGCATATTCTACATAACAACGAAGAAGCTCAACCTCCCGAACATACCCCTTAGCGAGATAATGACGCGCGACATAGTGATGGTGAACGAGCACACGAGCCTCACAGAGTGCGCCCTAAAAATGCTGAAACACGACCTCAACCAGCTCCCAGTCAAGGACGCCACCGGAAACATAGTCGGAGTAATCAACGAAACAGACATATTAAGAGGATATTACGAGGCGGCGCTAAAAAGTGGAAGAAAACACGCTACTTCTTCTTCTTAA
- a CDS encoding CDC48 family AAA ATPase: protein MEVQLRVEEAQKRDVGRSIVRIDSEIMKMLGIHTGDIVEIRGRRVTAAIAWPAYPEDEGKDIIRMDGYIRKNANVTLGDKVTVAKAKEQYAKSVTLAPPNVQFPVENRFERFVKSKLVGQPVVEGDTIHVSVLNKAIVFVVVKTNPKGIVVIRPQTVLHISEKPASEIPVGTTQVTYEDIGGLHEEIQKVREMIELPLKHPELFKRLGIEPPKGVLLYGPPGCGKTLIAKAVANEADAHFISINGPEIMSKFYGESEKRLREVFQEAEENAPSIIFLDEIDSIAPKREEVTGEVERRIVAQLLALMDGLKSRGRVIVIGATNRPNALDPALRRPGRFDREIEISVPDRQGRFEILQIHTRGMPLADDVDLYQLAASTHGFVGADLEALCREAAMKALRRYLPQIDLDEETIPTEILESMVVTQQDFLEALKEVQPSAIREVLIEVPNVKWEDIGGLDEVKQQVREAVEWPLKMPEAFERMGIEPPKGVLLYGPPGCGKTLIAKAVATMCEANFISVKGPELLSKWVGESERAVREVFRKARVAAPSIVFFDEFDSIAPRRGSGVGDSQVTERIISTLLTEIDGLEKLHNVVVMAATNRPDLIDPALLRPGRFDRLILVPPPDEKARLEIFKIYTRKMPLAGDVDLAELARLTKGYAGSDIEAVCKEAAILALREDLNAEKVYRRHFEAALQRVHPTITPEVMRWYEQVEKRFRQATPPLEHVI from the coding sequence AGTGCGCATCGACAGCGAGATAATGAAGATGCTCGGGATACACACGGGGGACATAGTTGAAATTAGGGGGCGACGGGTGACCGCAGCTATAGCGTGGCCCGCGTACCCGGAGGATGAAGGCAAGGACATCATAAGAATGGACGGGTACATAAGGAAGAACGCCAACGTGACCCTGGGCGACAAGGTGACCGTAGCGAAGGCCAAGGAGCAGTACGCCAAGTCTGTAACTCTGGCGCCTCCAAACGTGCAGTTCCCCGTCGAAAACAGGTTTGAGAGGTTCGTCAAGAGCAAACTAGTCGGGCAGCCTGTGGTCGAAGGGGACACTATTCACGTAAGCGTGCTCAACAAGGCGATAGTGTTCGTCGTCGTCAAAACAAACCCGAAAGGCATAGTGGTGATCAGGCCGCAAACAGTCCTCCACATATCCGAGAAGCCCGCCAGCGAGATACCCGTCGGCACAACCCAGGTGACGTACGAGGACATAGGAGGACTCCACGAGGAGATACAGAAAGTGAGGGAGATGATAGAGCTACCCTTAAAGCACCCCGAGCTCTTCAAGCGCCTCGGCATAGAGCCGCCTAAAGGGGTCCTCTTGTACGGGCCGCCTGGCTGCGGCAAGACGCTCATAGCTAAGGCCGTGGCGAACGAGGCCGACGCTCACTTCATATCGATAAACGGGCCCGAGATAATGAGCAAGTTCTACGGCGAGTCGGAGAAGCGCCTCAGAGAGGTATTCCAGGAGGCTGAGGAGAACGCTCCGAGCATAATATTCCTCGACGAAATAGACAGCATAGCTCCGAAGAGAGAGGAGGTTACAGGAGAGGTCGAGAGGAGGATCGTAGCCCAGCTCCTAGCGCTGATGGACGGCTTGAAGTCGAGGGGAAGGGTCATAGTGATAGGCGCGACGAACAGGCCGAACGCCTTAGACCCGGCGCTCAGAAGACCGGGGCGCTTCGACAGGGAGATAGAGATCAGCGTGCCCGACAGGCAGGGCAGGTTCGAGATACTCCAGATACACACGCGTGGCATGCCGCTGGCTGACGACGTCGACCTCTACCAGCTAGCCGCCTCGACGCACGGCTTCGTAGGAGCCGACCTCGAGGCCCTATGCAGGGAGGCAGCGATGAAGGCGCTCAGAAGGTACCTCCCCCAGATAGACCTCGACGAGGAAACCATACCAACCGAGATACTCGAGAGCATGGTCGTCACCCAGCAAGACTTCCTGGAGGCGCTGAAAGAGGTGCAGCCTTCAGCCATACGCGAGGTGCTCATAGAGGTGCCCAACGTAAAGTGGGAGGACATAGGCGGCCTAGACGAGGTTAAGCAGCAGGTGCGCGAGGCGGTCGAGTGGCCGCTCAAGATGCCTGAGGCATTCGAGAGGATGGGGATAGAGCCGCCTAAAGGGGTCCTCTTGTACGGGCCGCCTGGCTGCGGCAAGACGCTCATAGCTAAGGCCGTGGCGACCATGTGCGAAGCGAACTTCATAAGTGTTAAGGGCCCCGAGCTGCTGAGCAAATGGGTTGGCGAGAGCGAGAGGGCTGTGAGGGAGGTTTTCAGGAAGGCTAGGGTGGCGGCGCCTAGCATAGTGTTCTTCGACGAGTTCGATTCGATCGCGCCGAGGAGGGGGAGCGGCGTAGGCGACTCCCAGGTGACTGAGCGCATTATAAGCACCTTGCTAACGGAGATAGATGGGCTCGAGAAGCTCCACAACGTCGTCGTCATGGCTGCCACTAACAGGCCGGACCTCATTGACCCGGCTCTCTTAAGGCCCGGGCGCTTCGACAGGTTGATACTAGTTCCGCCGCCGGACGAGAAGGCGCGCCTCGAGATATTCAAGATATACACCAGGAAGATGCCGCTCGCGGGGGACGTGGACTTAGCCGAGCTGGCACGCTTAACCAAGGGCTACGCTGGCTCCGACATAGAGGCGGTTTGCAAGGAGGCGGCGATACTCGCGTTGAGGGAGGACTTGAACGCGGAGAAGGTTTACAGGAGGCACTTCGAGGCGGCTTTGCAGCGCGTCCATCCGACGATAACCCCAGAAGTGATGCGGTGGTATGAGCAGGTGGAGAAGAGGTTCAGGCAGGCGACGCCTCCACTGGAGCACGTCATATAA